A DNA window from Pseudomonas resinovorans NBRC 106553 contains the following coding sequences:
- a CDS encoding malic enzyme-like NAD(P)-binding protein: protein MSDLKTAALEYHAQPRPGKLSVELTKPTATARDLSLAYSPGVAEPVREIARDPELAFKYTGKGNLVAVISDGTAILGLGNLGPLASKPVMEGKGVLFKRFAGIDVFDIEVDAESPQAFIDTVKRISITFGGINLEDIKAPECFEIERTLIEQCDIPVFHDDQHGTAIVTAAGMLNALEIAGKDLPSAKIVCLGAGAAAISCMKLLVSMGAKVENIFMIDRKGVIHAGRDDLNQYKAVFAHETDKRSLSDALDGADVFVGLSGANLLSPEDLLRMAPNPIVFACSNPDPEIKPELAHETRNDVIMATGRSDYPNQVNNVLGFPFIFRGALDVRATRINEEMKIAAANALRDLAKLPVPKDVCDAYGVASLEFGREYIIPKPMDKRLITVVSDAVAKAAIESGVATLPYPKHYPLTSVDDVFNG from the coding sequence ATGTCTGATCTGAAAACGGCCGCTCTCGAATACCATGCCCAACCCCGCCCCGGAAAACTCAGCGTCGAGCTGACCAAGCCGACCGCTACCGCCCGCGACCTGTCGCTGGCCTACAGCCCGGGCGTCGCCGAGCCGGTACGCGAAATCGCGCGTGATCCCGAACTGGCCTTCAAGTACACCGGCAAGGGCAACCTGGTAGCGGTCATTTCCGATGGCACCGCCATTCTCGGCCTGGGCAACCTCGGCCCGCTGGCCTCCAAGCCGGTAATGGAAGGCAAGGGCGTTCTGTTCAAGCGTTTCGCCGGCATCGACGTATTCGACATCGAAGTTGACGCCGAAAGCCCCCAGGCCTTCATCGACACCGTCAAGCGCATTTCCATCACCTTCGGCGGCATCAACCTCGAAGACATCAAGGCTCCGGAGTGCTTCGAGATCGAGCGCACCCTGATCGAGCAGTGCGACATCCCGGTCTTCCACGATGACCAGCACGGCACCGCCATCGTGACCGCGGCCGGCATGCTCAACGCCCTGGAAATCGCCGGCAAGGACCTGCCCAGCGCCAAGATCGTCTGCCTGGGCGCCGGTGCCGCCGCCATCTCCTGCATGAAGCTGCTGGTGAGCATGGGCGCCAAGGTCGAGAACATCTTCATGATCGACCGCAAGGGCGTGATCCACGCCGGCCGTGACGACCTCAACCAGTACAAGGCCGTGTTCGCCCACGAGACCGACAAGCGCAGCCTGTCCGATGCCCTCGACGGTGCGGACGTGTTCGTCGGCCTGTCCGGTGCCAACCTGCTGAGCCCGGAAGACCTCCTGCGCATGGCGCCCAACCCGATCGTATTCGCCTGCTCCAACCCGGATCCGGAAATCAAGCCGGAGCTGGCCCACGAGACGCGCAATGATGTGATCATGGCTACCGGTCGTTCCGACTACCCGAACCAGGTCAACAACGTGCTGGGCTTCCCCTTCATCTTCCGTGGCGCGCTGGACGTGCGCGCTACCCGCATCAACGAAGAGATGAAGATCGCCGCCGCCAACGCCCTGCGCGATCTGGCCAAGCTGCCGGTACCCAAGGACGTCTGCGACGCTTACGGCGTGGCTTCCCTGGAGTTCGGCCGCGAGTACATCATTCCGAAACCCATGGACAAGCGCCTGATCACCGTCGTCTCCGATGCCGTGGCCAAGGCCGCCATCGAGTCCGGTGTAGCGACCCTGCCCTATCCGAAGCACTATCCGCTGACCTCGGTGGATGACGTGTTCAACGGCTAA